A stretch of Patagioenas fasciata isolate bPatFas1 chromosome 4, bPatFas1.hap1, whole genome shotgun sequence DNA encodes these proteins:
- the PIGY gene encoding phosphatidylinositol N-acetylglucosaminyltransferase subunit Y: MAGRGLLPSLPTLTVLIPLLSLAGLFYSASVDETFPQGCTSTNSLCFYSLLFPVTIPVYVFFHLWTWMGIKLFRHN, from the coding sequence ATGGCCGGACGAGGcctgctcccctccctgcccaccctGACTGTGCTCATTCCCCTCCTGTCCCTAGCAGGCTTGTTTTACTCAGCCAGTGTCGATGAAACCTTCCCACAGGGCTGCACCAGCACCAacagcttgtgtttctacagtctCCTGTTCCCTGTTACAATACCGGTTTATGTGTTCTTCCACCTGTGGACCTGGATGGGGATTAAGCTTTTTAGGCACAACTAG
- the PYURF gene encoding protein preY, mitochondrial gives MLRGGTAALLRAASGGGHGQGTSLAQPLEPSLLRFLVCPLSKRPLRYEEATNELINEELGIAYPIIDGIPNMIPEAARTTQKKPPAEGSKESEQ, from the exons ATGCTGCGCGGCGGGACGGCGGCGCTGCTTCGGGCGGCTAGCGGCGGCGGGCACGGCCAGGGCACCAGTTTAGCGCAGCCGCTGGAGCCGTCGCTGCTGCGGTTCCTGGTGTGCCCGCTCTCCAAGCGGCCGCTGAG GTACGAAGAAGCTACCAACGAGCTCATTAACGAGGAGCTGGGCATCGCGTACCCCATCATCGACGGCATCCCCAACATGATCCCCGAGGCTGCCAGGACGACTCAGAAGAAGCCGCCAGCCGAGGGCTCGAAGGAGTCAGAGCAGTGA